A single genomic interval of Astyanax mexicanus isolate ESR-SI-001 chromosome 4, AstMex3_surface, whole genome shotgun sequence harbors:
- the LOC125801238 gene encoding uncharacterized protein LOC125801238, protein MRHQQCPICHVTYSNLPKHLSGFHNVANPKEKALLLSLSSGRVKGLFRCEEPQCRKTVKRLDRHYAECHFDKTPDEAKSIITRCKKQYILEQLGKLRATHPQVLMVSVLDLGGRQTTQDDRWTQPPPDAPAAADPACSQGPRRTSSPKSEVLGRSIDIPPDTETPEMSTDVKPEPAPAETTQDLTPNCSNTDCQQLLRENQELKARLGLGKGECPRQDCQHKSQELSRLAQLYMASPQKKLRNKFSRKDDFETEHAPKYEQVLQDFFVFVVGANPSSKVKDNCKTCRSHVRRFLLFAGEGKLLKGDFSFLANSTKIAEWVEVLKTDRMKPTTIRINLVNIHKFFKFLNNLPATQTKLSVRDFQRIHAQIKARLKDLQKDVTVHSGGRQLRQRTQTH, encoded by the exons ATGAGGCACCAGCAGTGCCCTATTTGCCACGTCACATACTCGAATCTTCCTAAGCATCTGTCGGGATTCCACAACGTGGCGAATCCCAAAGAGAAGGCCCTGCTCCTGAGCCTCTCCAGCGGACG cgTAAAGGGGTTGTTTCGATGTGAAGAGCCTCAATGCAGGAAAACGGTTAAAAGGCTCGACAGGCATTACGCAGAATGCCACTTTGATAAAACG CCCGATGAAGCTAAGAGCATCATCACAAGGTGCAAAAAACAATACATCCTGGAGCAGCTAGGAAAACTGAGGGCAACCCATCCCCAGGTGCTGATGGTCAGCGTGCTGGATTTGGGCGGCAGGCAGACCACCCAGGATGACCGATGGACCCAACCACCCCCCGACGCACCAGCAGCGGCGGACCCAGCCTGCAGCCAGGGACCTCGGCGGACTTCCAGTCCGAAATCGGAAGTCCTGGGGAGGTCCATAGACATCCCACCCgacactgaaacacctgaaaTGTCCACAGATGTCAAACCAGAGCCAGCGCCGGCAGAGACCACCCAGGACCTCACACCCAACTGCTCAAACACAGACTGCCAGCAGCTTCTGAGAGAAAATCAGGAGCTCAAGGCACGTCTGGGTTTGGGGAAGGGAGAATGCCCCAGGCAGGACTGCCAGCATAAAAGCCAGGAGCTCTCCAGGCTGGCGCAGCTCTACATGGCAAGCCCCCAGAAGAAGCTCCGAAATAAATTTTCCAGAAAGGATGATTTTGAAACAGAGCATGCCCCAAAATATG AACAAGTCCTACAAGACTTTTTTGTCTTCGTTGTCGGGGCCAATCCTTCAAGCAAAGTGAAAGACAACTGCAAAACCTGCCGGAGCCACGTCCGCAGGTTTCTTTTGTTTGCAGGAGAGGGCAAGCTCCTGAAGGGGGACTTTTCCTTTTTAGCCAACTCAACGAAGATTGCAGA GTGGGTGGAGGTTCTGAAAACAGACCGAATGAAACCCACAACCATAAGAATTAATCTAGTAAACATCCACAAGTTCTTCAAATTCCTAAACAACCTGCCTGCAACCCAAACAAAACTCAGCGTGAGGGACTTCCAAAGGATCCATGCACAGATAAAGGCGCGCCTGAAGGATCTACAGAAGGACGTCACTGTACATAGCGGAGGAAGGCAGTTGAGACAAAGGACACAAACTCATTAA